Proteins encoded together in one Quercus lobata isolate SW786 chromosome 3, ValleyOak3.0 Primary Assembly, whole genome shotgun sequence window:
- the LOC115979228 gene encoding probable aldo-keto reductase 1 has product MAEANEFQIPRVKLGNQGLEVSKLGFGCMSLTGAYSSPLSEEDGIAVIKHAFSKGITFFDSADIYGPHINEILLGKALKQLPREKIQIATKFGIQTREYPNVKVNGSPEYVHSSCEASLKRLDVEYIDLYYQHRVDTKVPIEETVGELKKLVEEGKIKYIGLSEPSPDTIRRAHAVHPITALQMEWSLWTRDIEDEIIPLCRELGIGLVPYSPLGRGFFAGKGVVESLAANSFLYMHPRFQGENLVKNKAIFNQIEGLARKHQCTPAQLSLAWVLQQGDDIVPIPGTTKIRNLDNNIGSLKVKLTEEDLKEISDAVPIEEVAGGISIQNMDHLRWQYGNTPPKN; this is encoded by the exons GTCTCAAAGTTGGGGTTTGGATGTATGAGCCTGACTGGAGCCTACAGTTCTCCTCTCTCCGAGGAAGATGGAATCGCAGTAATAAAGCATGCTTTCAGTAAGGGGATCACTTTCTTCGATTCAGCTGACATTTATGGACCCCATATTAATGAAATTCTGCTCGGGAAG GCCTTGAAGCAGTTGCCAagagaaaaaattcaaatagcCACCAAATTTGGCATCCAAACACGGGAATATCCTAATGTAAAAGTAAATGGTAGCCCTGAGTATGTTCACTCAAGCTGTGAGGCTAGCTTGAAGCGTCTTGATGTGGAATACATTGATCTGTATTATCAGCATCGGGTAGACACAAAAGTGCCCATTGAAGAAACT GTTGGTGAACTTAAGAAACTGGTAGAAGAGGGAAAAATCAAGTATATTGGTCTATCTGAACCCAGCCCAGATACAATAAGGAGGGCACATGCTGTGCATCCCATCACAGCTTTACAAATGGAGTGGTCTCTCTGGACTCGTGATATTGAAGATGAAATAATTCCACTTTGCAG GGAGCTTGGCATTGGACTAGTTCCATACAGTCCTCTTGGTCGTGGTTTTTTCGCTGGCAAAGGAGTTGTGGAAAGTTTGGCTGCAAATAGCTTTTTG TACATGCACCCTCGGTTTCAAGGAGAAAATTTGGTCAAGAACAAGGCcatttttaatcaaatagaAGGACTTGCTAGAAAGCACCAATGCACTCCTGCTCAACTTTCACTTGCATGGGTTCTCCAACAAGGAGATGATATTGTACCCATACCTG GGACAACTAAGATCAGGAACCTGGATAACAATATTGGCTCTTTGAAGGTGAAACTTACAGAAGAAGACCTCAAAGAGATATCTGATGCTGTACCAATAGAAGAGGTAGCTGGTGGTATAAGCATTCAAAACATGGATCATCTTCGATGGCAGTATGGCAACACTCctccaaaaaattaa